A single region of the Photobacterium sanguinicancri genome encodes:
- a CDS encoding DUF342 domain-containing protein, which translates to MSQSLLKLSKENNTISIHAQPLLEPSKLVERGDIYLELSALHGKGLFLFESAIDSAIAILNADKHLSPQAIVIAEQRDASLIVKTAKNNMSASITVIGAYGGRAIDGSLLIAALKQNNIVQGVRKNLLQTLLSKSHQLSSGEKITMQVALGRLPENGKDSVFELLVDDISRRVLKPRELEHDKVDMRDLGELCSVAQGQSLMKRIRATAGIDGYTVLGETLPAKPGEDKPFSFYDGAEISDYDEDLVIATQPGVPIFKKNGVQVDDALVVKNVSATTGHVNFDGSVVIQGDVKPGMKVTASGSLTVLGFVELAELEAGADITVAKGILGKQSVGDSEYACTIKSGGKITSKFAQYTLLDAKDDICLSHHALHCHITTRGKLSVIDDTKRYGTLSGGYVSVGYSVHALNIGALAGTVTSISAFTNYEHLRKQISDTCRLWDEEKEYLAQMREAQIKLLKIPTNKRPKDLVNKVVESHRLHTANLRRCKESYDKLKEEYIDVLSQVSITAAKRINAGVNCQLEKYALPVSQEHGPSIIRVKEQGIELKPL; encoded by the coding sequence ATGTCCCAATCGCTCCTGAAGCTGAGCAAAGAAAATAATACCATTTCTATTCATGCCCAACCTTTGCTTGAACCGAGCAAACTTGTTGAGCGAGGGGATATATACCTCGAACTTTCAGCACTTCATGGCAAGGGACTTTTCTTGTTTGAAAGTGCGATAGATTCCGCTATTGCTATTCTCAATGCTGACAAGCACCTTTCCCCGCAAGCTATTGTTATTGCAGAACAACGTGATGCTAGCCTCATCGTAAAAACTGCAAAAAATAATATGTCGGCCTCTATTACTGTTATTGGTGCCTATGGTGGCCGAGCGATAGATGGGAGCTTGCTGATCGCAGCCCTTAAACAGAACAATATTGTTCAAGGCGTACGTAAGAACTTACTTCAAACATTGTTGAGTAAGTCGCATCAACTCTCTTCTGGTGAGAAAATCACAATGCAAGTAGCGCTAGGTCGATTACCTGAGAATGGTAAAGACAGTGTTTTTGAGCTGCTTGTTGATGATATTAGTCGGCGAGTATTAAAACCTCGTGAGTTAGAGCATGACAAAGTCGATATGCGAGATTTAGGCGAGCTATGTAGTGTTGCTCAGGGTCAATCATTAATGAAGCGTATCCGCGCAACAGCAGGCATTGATGGTTATACGGTGTTAGGGGAGACGCTGCCAGCTAAGCCTGGTGAAGATAAGCCGTTCTCGTTTTACGATGGCGCTGAGATTAGTGATTACGATGAAGATCTCGTTATTGCGACGCAACCAGGTGTTCCTATTTTTAAAAAAAATGGCGTCCAAGTTGATGATGCACTGGTGGTTAAAAATGTGAGTGCGACAACAGGGCACGTGAACTTTGATGGTAGTGTTGTGATACAAGGCGATGTTAAGCCTGGAATGAAGGTAACGGCTTCGGGGTCACTAACTGTACTGGGTTTCGTTGAGTTAGCCGAACTAGAAGCTGGTGCCGATATTACTGTTGCTAAAGGGATCCTTGGCAAACAATCTGTGGGTGATTCTGAATACGCTTGCACGATAAAATCAGGTGGAAAGATTACCAGTAAATTTGCTCAATACACTTTGCTTGATGCGAAAGACGATATTTGCCTAAGCCACCATGCTTTGCATTGCCACATAACGACACGAGGCAAGCTGTCTGTTATTGATGATACTAAGCGATATGGCACATTGAGTGGGGGGTATGTTTCTGTGGGCTATAGTGTCCATGCACTCAATATTGGGGCGTTGGCGGGTACCGTCACATCAATATCAGCATTTACTAACTACGAACATTTAAGAAAACAAATCAGTGACACCTGCCGTTTATGGGATGAAGAAAAAGAATACTTAGCGCAGATGCGTGAAGCTCAGATTAAGTTACTAAAAATCCCTACCAATAAACGTCCTAAAGACCTCGTTAATAAAGTAGTTGAAAGCCACCGTCTTCATACCGCGAATTTGAGAAGGTGCAAGGAGAGCTACGACAAACTAAAAGAAGAGTATATTGATGTGCTGTCACAGGTTAGCATTACTGCGGCAAAACGGATCAATGCTGGTGTGAACTGTCAGCTTGAGAAGTACGCCTTACCCGTTTCTCAGGAACATGGCCCGAGTATTATCCGCGTTAAAGAGCAAGGTATCGAACTTAAGCCGCTATAA
- a CDS encoding EAL domain-containing protein — MTLFKNLFRISLLAGLSLIMVMSVTRFIALQSGTILAQQQHIQHALSQDFSLLPRQHYDTSLVALSAFLTMQLHPDDYQSIAIAPTQAQQQSLTITSPQTKSAAPAWFIAIFGDNSYSQTQTINLVNDTVIVTISNNEKWLADNLWHHTQQLLIEAGIISFSFTLVIFFLLRLSFTPFQRLITYSKQLEQTHQANPPPHTRYQDLNLLNKSYSSLAHKLESHFRVQAKEAAHLREKAYRDPISQLGNREYFLNQLDAWLTKSEQGGLILIQAKVINQSYRHKNYQRGDHLIREIAQTLNQTITHSNSTLGRISKTEFAVLLPQIQQEKLHSLAELILGTLLPLTKEFDTPLGITIGLVITEHGTSASQLLAQLDNAVIAAAQSPSSPIALSEGESNTNNKGKQYWKELVLSAIRNQQIHFHYQPVLMQNNTVYHQEVFSTIKRNDEVISANQFVGALDELSQGTIFDKHVIVSCVKQLQTDRQLPALAINLTRSSVQDPAFHRWLHELLPYHPLICKRLFFEIQEGCFIEGTDMTQLLCQLLNRFDVRFGIDNFGRHFKSLEYLNDFKPAYVKIDFAFTMQLNNPTQSAVLTSISRTAHSLGIETIATRVETETQLERLSELFISGFQGYIIERQVTRTNNVA; from the coding sequence ATGACACTATTTAAGAATTTATTTCGCATCTCTCTACTTGCCGGTTTGTCTCTAATTATGGTGATGTCCGTAACGCGTTTTATCGCCTTACAGTCAGGAACAATACTCGCTCAACAGCAACATATCCAACATGCACTCTCTCAGGATTTTTCGTTGCTTCCTCGCCAGCATTACGATACGAGCCTTGTCGCGCTTTCCGCTTTTTTGACAATGCAATTGCACCCTGATGATTACCAGTCCATAGCCATCGCGCCAACACAGGCACAGCAACAATCATTGACGATCACCAGTCCTCAAACCAAATCGGCAGCCCCAGCGTGGTTTATAGCCATCTTTGGTGACAACAGCTATTCGCAAACACAGACGATTAACTTGGTTAATGACACCGTAATCGTGACAATTTCAAACAATGAAAAATGGCTTGCAGATAATTTATGGCACCACACCCAACAACTTTTAATTGAAGCGGGCATTATTTCATTTAGCTTTACCTTGGTTATTTTTTTCTTATTACGCTTATCATTTACACCATTCCAACGTCTAATTACTTACTCCAAGCAACTAGAACAAACGCATCAAGCCAACCCTCCACCTCACACCCGCTATCAAGACTTAAATCTACTCAATAAGAGCTACAGCTCACTCGCACATAAATTAGAGAGCCACTTTCGCGTTCAAGCAAAGGAAGCGGCTCACTTACGTGAAAAGGCATATCGAGATCCAATTTCACAGCTAGGTAATCGCGAGTATTTTTTAAATCAGTTAGATGCATGGCTCACGAAGTCTGAGCAAGGCGGTTTAATTTTGATTCAAGCAAAAGTGATTAACCAAAGTTATCGCCACAAAAACTACCAACGTGGTGATCATCTTATTCGTGAAATTGCCCAGACATTGAACCAAACAATCACACACAGCAACAGTACCCTTGGTCGAATATCTAAAACGGAATTTGCCGTATTATTGCCACAAATTCAGCAAGAAAAATTACACTCGTTAGCCGAATTAATACTTGGAACTCTGCTTCCCTTGACGAAAGAATTTGATACCCCGCTTGGGATCACGATTGGGTTAGTCATTACAGAGCACGGGACGTCTGCGAGCCAATTACTGGCGCAACTGGATAATGCTGTCATCGCCGCAGCACAGTCGCCCTCAAGCCCGATAGCGCTGTCTGAAGGGGAGAGCAATACCAATAACAAAGGAAAGCAATACTGGAAAGAACTCGTACTGTCAGCCATACGTAACCAGCAAATACATTTTCACTATCAACCGGTATTGATGCAAAACAACACCGTCTATCATCAGGAAGTATTTAGTACTATTAAACGTAATGATGAAGTTATCTCTGCTAATCAATTTGTCGGAGCTTTAGATGAACTAAGCCAAGGCACTATATTTGATAAACATGTCATTGTATCTTGTGTGAAGCAGCTACAAACAGATCGTCAATTACCAGCACTTGCTATCAACTTAACCCGTAGTAGCGTTCAAGACCCAGCTTTTCATCGTTGGTTGCATGAGCTGCTCCCATATCATCCGCTTATCTGTAAACGTTTATTTTTTGAGATCCAAGAAGGGTGTTTCATTGAAGGCACCGATATGACGCAATTGCTCTGTCAGTTACTCAATCGTTTTGATGTTCGCTTCGGTATTGATAATTTTGGTCGTCACTTTAAATCGCTTGAGTACCTTAATGATTTCAAACCAGCATACGTGAAAATTGATTTTGCCTTTACCATGCAATTAAACAATCCAACACAATCGGCTGTACTCACATCCATATCTCGTACCGCGCATAGCCTTGGTATAGAAACCATAGCGACTCGTGTTGAAACTGAAACCCAACTAGAGCGATTATCTGAATTGTTCATCAGCGGTTTTCAAGGCTATATCATTGAACGGCAAGTCACACGCACTAACAATGTGGCTTAG